A genomic window from Acinetobacter chinensis includes:
- a CDS encoding ABC transporter ATP-binding protein produces the protein MSKYVLEAKNVSKHFTDGKTTVEVIRGLNLEVEAGQFVSIVGSSGSGKSTLLHVLGGLDRPTEGQVFLNGQRFDNLSEAERGYQRNLHLGFVYQFHHLLPEFTALENVAMPLMLREGTHYKQVREQAEFLLDRVGLSHRLTHKPGELSGGERQRVALARALVAKPALMLADEPTGNLDRKTAVKIYELLAELRKEFNMAMLIVTHDEQLAQAADVIKHMQDGIWIDD, from the coding sequence ATGAGTAAATATGTACTTGAAGCCAAAAATGTTTCAAAGCATTTTACCGATGGAAAAACAACTGTCGAAGTGATCCGGGGGCTGAATTTAGAGGTGGAAGCTGGGCAGTTTGTATCCATAGTAGGGTCAAGTGGTTCGGGAAAAAGTACCCTGTTGCATGTACTGGGGGGGCTCGATCGTCCAACTGAAGGTCAGGTTTTTTTAAACGGACAGCGATTTGATAATCTGAGCGAAGCAGAACGGGGTTATCAGCGTAATCTGCATCTTGGATTTGTGTATCAGTTCCATCATCTGCTGCCTGAGTTTACTGCACTTGAAAATGTCGCCATGCCTCTGATGTTAAGAGAGGGCACGCATTATAAACAGGTCAGGGAGCAGGCAGAGTTTTTACTGGATCGTGTAGGATTGTCTCATCGTCTGACTCATAAGCCTGGTGAACTGTCAGGTGGTGAGCGTCAGCGTGTTGCACTTGCACGTGCGCTTGTTGCGAAACCGGCATTGATGCTGGCAGATGAGCCGACAGGAAACCTGGACCGTAAAACGGCTGTCAAAATTTATGAGCTGCTCGCTGAACTGCGTAAAGAATTCAATATGGCAATGCTGATCGTGACGCATGATGAACAGCTTGCGCAGGCGGCCGATGTTATTAAACACATGCAGGATGGTATCTGGATTGATGACTGA
- a CDS encoding DNA internalization-related competence protein ComEC/Rec2, with protein MVQLICIGWILGIAFMGTSMTDFGLSALPVPASLTILVLSLVITHRYKANLGLKYVCSCMILVSSLLAGYQYAENRLTERLKFKEEKPEQTDVIVYVNRLNELKEKSVSQKITVLGRHPQPVQWISFRKREVSEGQDSVSLHPGRYYHLTGTVRPAHSFAVPGAFDVEKWYLQQNIMSGFSIHAVQELTEQDVYRAGHADFLHQQRSVSSRVLLWFELKRLEIREFILEHSFGNKGLLLALLTGDESLLDDSTKTQFQRFGMSHLLAISGPHVLILASMVCWCLIWLINRYKVTVYLRIPRPYFVIVPFLSCVVLYCAFVGFEIPALRTLFSSLIIGVVLLLRQKLKPLSILLFSASVLLLMDPFSILSAAFWLSYGACFVLLRIYQTVQRSEKIQHEVSDTGLSQIRRMLGILFISQWKIFFALLPFMIIFFKQIAWITPFSNLFAIPWIGLVIVPLDVIAGLSFFVCEPLTSAVFWLNDQCIALLLWCLNLLDMLFHPSLIPIAMDTSVLFCLILGLILLFLPLGVLPKTWAALCFLAVFLNDDTRHGFELSILDVGQGQSVFIRNQDQSLMVDTGGSMDETQFSIGEQIILPFLSVKGIRTLDYMVLTHLDQDHSGAYEHIKDRLLVTKLLSSEQLSVPVKTQFEYCSQGQQWQMGEGVTVQVLLPLGEQLAQAAQERNETSCVLYVQVRQAIGVQNFLLMGDAGWPTEFQLLQQYPELKVDVLVLGHHGSRHSSAYAFLKHYQPAVAVVSAGKDNRYGHPTQEVIQRLKALNIPLYSTVEKGTVSFRAVPGKAMQMNFYRDSLPWMISQNDP; from the coding sequence ATGGTTCAGCTTATCTGTATCGGGTGGATACTGGGAATTGCTTTCATGGGGACATCCATGACAGATTTTGGTCTGTCTGCCTTACCTGTACCTGCATCTTTGACCATACTGGTATTGTCCCTGGTAATTACACATCGCTATAAAGCAAATCTCGGACTGAAATATGTCTGCTCATGCATGATACTGGTCAGCAGTCTGCTGGCAGGATATCAGTATGCTGAAAACAGACTGACAGAAAGACTGAAATTTAAAGAAGAAAAGCCTGAACAGACAGATGTAATTGTCTATGTAAACCGCCTGAATGAATTGAAAGAAAAATCAGTCAGTCAGAAAATTACAGTACTTGGGCGGCACCCTCAGCCTGTGCAGTGGATTTCTTTCAGAAAACGGGAGGTATCAGAAGGACAGGATTCTGTCTCACTGCATCCTGGCAGGTATTATCATCTGACAGGAACTGTCAGACCGGCACACAGTTTTGCCGTGCCTGGCGCATTTGATGTAGAAAAATGGTATCTGCAACAGAACATCATGTCGGGATTCAGTATCCATGCTGTTCAGGAGCTGACTGAGCAGGATGTTTACAGGGCAGGTCATGCAGATTTTCTGCATCAGCAACGCTCAGTCTCTTCCCGTGTGCTGCTATGGTTTGAACTGAAGCGACTGGAAATACGTGAATTTATTCTGGAACATTCATTTGGCAACAAGGGATTATTACTTGCACTGCTGACTGGTGATGAAAGCCTGCTGGATGATAGTACTAAAACTCAGTTTCAGCGTTTTGGTATGAGCCATCTGCTTGCGATCTCGGGACCTCATGTGCTGATCCTGGCAAGTATGGTCTGCTGGTGTCTGATCTGGCTGATCAACCGTTATAAAGTGACTGTCTATCTTCGTATTCCCAGACCCTATTTTGTGATTGTTCCTTTTCTCAGCTGTGTAGTGCTGTACTGTGCTTTTGTCGGTTTTGAAATACCGGCTCTCAGGACATTATTCAGCAGCCTGATTATTGGAGTGGTACTGTTGCTCAGGCAGAAGCTGAAACCACTGAGTATTCTGTTGTTCAGTGCGTCTGTTCTGTTATTGATGGATCCATTCAGTATTCTGTCAGCAGCATTCTGGTTGTCCTATGGCGCATGTTTTGTACTGTTAAGAATTTATCAGACGGTGCAGCGTTCAGAAAAAATACAGCATGAAGTGTCAGATACAGGATTGTCACAGATCAGGCGGATGTTGGGCATTCTGTTTATATCGCAATGGAAAATATTTTTTGCATTGCTGCCGTTTATGATTATTTTCTTTAAGCAGATTGCCTGGATTACACCGTTCAGTAATCTGTTTGCTATTCCATGGATTGGGCTGGTGATTGTGCCACTTGATGTCATTGCAGGTCTGAGTTTTTTTGTCTGTGAGCCTTTGACCAGTGCGGTTTTCTGGCTGAATGATCAATGCATTGCATTGTTACTCTGGTGTCTGAACCTGCTGGATATGCTGTTTCATCCATCTCTGATTCCCATTGCCATGGATACTTCGGTGTTGTTCTGCCTGATCCTGGGGCTGATTCTACTTTTCCTGCCATTGGGTGTTTTACCTAAAACCTGGGCAGCTTTGTGCTTTCTGGCTGTGTTTTTGAATGATGATACACGGCATGGTTTTGAACTCAGTATTCTGGATGTAGGGCAGGGGCAGTCGGTGTTTATCCGCAATCAGGATCAGAGTCTTATGGTGGATACTGGTGGGAGTATGGACGAAACCCAGTTCAGTATTGGTGAGCAGATCATTCTGCCGTTTCTGTCTGTAAAGGGGATCCGTACTTTGGATTATATGGTGCTGACTCATCTGGATCAGGATCACAGTGGTGCCTATGAACATATTAAAGACAGGCTTCTGGTGACAAAGTTGCTCTCCAGTGAGCAACTTTCTGTCCCTGTAAAGACACAGTTTGAATATTGCAGTCAGGGACAGCAGTGGCAAATGGGTGAGGGGGTGACCGTACAGGTTTTATTGCCCTTAGGTGAACAGCTGGCTCAGGCTGCACAGGAACGTAATGAAACTTCATGTGTGCTGTATGTACAGGTCAGACAGGCAATAGGGGTACAAAATTTTCTGCTGATGGGCGATGCTGGCTGGCCTACAGAGTTTCAGCTTTTACAGCAGTATCCTGAACTGAAAGTGGATGTACTGGTACTTGGGCATCATGGCAGTCGTCACAGTTCAGCCTATGCTTTTTTAAAGCATTATCAGCCTGCTGTGGCAGTTGTTTCCGCAGGCAAGGATAATCGCTATGGTCATCCGACTCAGGAAGTGATACAGCGCCTGAAAGCCTTGAATATTCCCTTATACAGTACTGTTGAAAAGGGGACAGTCAGTTTTAGAGCAGTCCCAGGAAAAGCCATGCAGATGAATTTTTACAGAGATAGCTTGCCCTGGATGATCAGCCAGAATGATCCTTAG
- a CDS encoding lysophospholipid acyltransferase family protein encodes MTDKNQQSLIYHVLNFISRQPIQICRFIARNLAGLVNVLRITKTSEIIRLNLRIALPDLTESEHERITAQTIRNELTSYFEFFSIWGSSNEKNISRVHSITGEQLVHDALAEKKGLVLIVPHFGTWEVMNSVIAQHTNMTIMYKPVKNADADQFVRNARSRENATLVPTDESGVRQIFKALKQGSTTVILPDHTPHHGGEPVPYFGIPLESSNLSAKLIQKTKARALFLYALRNDNHGFDMFIEPMDESIYQGTANDGTLVIHQAIENLIQRFPEHYHWSYKRFRAHPDLRKIYDIDRDTALAQVNQVRNTAKDHSG; translated from the coding sequence ATGACAGATAAAAACCAACAGAGCTTAATCTATCATGTACTGAATTTCATCAGTCGCCAGCCTATTCAGATTTGCCGTTTTATTGCCCGCAACCTTGCGGGTCTCGTCAATGTCCTCAGAATTACAAAAACTTCTGAGATCATCCGTCTGAATTTAAGAATTGCCCTGCCTGATCTGACAGAGTCTGAACATGAACGGATCACAGCACAGACCATCCGTAATGAACTGACCTCGTACTTCGAGTTTTTCAGCATCTGGGGATCATCCAACGAGAAAAATATTTCCCGTGTTCACAGCATTACAGGTGAACAGCTGGTACACGATGCGCTGGCTGAAAAAAAAGGACTGGTACTGATTGTTCCTCATTTTGGAACCTGGGAAGTTATGAATTCTGTCATTGCCCAGCATACCAATATGACGATCATGTACAAACCTGTCAAAAATGCTGATGCCGATCAGTTTGTACGCAATGCCCGCAGCCGTGAAAATGCAACCCTGGTTCCTACCGATGAATCAGGCGTCCGCCAGATTTTTAAAGCATTGAAACAGGGTAGTACAACGGTCATTCTTCCTGATCATACGCCTCATCATGGCGGTGAACCCGTGCCGTATTTCGGCATTCCACTCGAATCGAGTAATTTAAGTGCCAAACTGATTCAGAAAACCAAAGCCCGTGCCCTGTTCCTGTATGCACTGAGAAATGACAACCATGGCTTTGATATGTTTATTGAACCCATGGATGAAAGCATCTATCAGGGAACAGCAAATGACGGCACACTGGTGATACATCAGGCAATTGAAAACCTGATTCAGCGTTTTCCTGAGCATTATCACTGGAGCTACAAACGCTTCAGAGCACATCCTGACTTAAGAAAAATTTATGATATTGATCGTGATACTGCACTTGCACAGGTCAATCAGGTCAGGAATACGGCTAAGGATCATTCTGGCTGA
- the sppA gene encoding signal peptide peptidase SppA translates to MSDWPPKPQNETPSAQNHGQQPTGKEWQILEKAVLASVEEQRRARRWGIFFKLLTFAYVLFVLVMLGKGCSTATTDATSTAGSHIAVVDIIGTIAADKQSVNSRDTIKSLKKAYENSNSKAVVLNINSPGGSPIQSDEIWQEIQYLKQQHKDKKLYAIIGDTGASGAYYIASAADEIIVNPSSLVGSIGVIMPNYGVNGLMQKLGVEDRTMTSGENKALLSMTQPVDPAQKAHVQGVLDNVHEHFINAVKKGRGSKLKSTDPAIFSGLFWTGEQAVKLGIADRTGSLQTLKRELKTDKALNYTIEYNPLDSVLGRMGSSIGQGFASSVSQQIKSEQATELR, encoded by the coding sequence ATGTCCGACTGGCCACCAAAACCACAAAACGAAACGCCATCTGCCCAGAACCATGGACAGCAACCTACAGGCAAAGAATGGCAGATTCTTGAAAAAGCTGTACTCGCTTCGGTTGAGGAACAGCGTAGAGCGCGCCGCTGGGGAATCTTTTTTAAACTGCTGACCTTTGCTTATGTGCTTTTTGTACTGGTGATGCTGGGTAAAGGTTGCAGTACAGCAACTACAGATGCGACTTCAACCGCAGGTTCGCATATTGCGGTCGTGGATATTATTGGGACAATTGCTGCCGATAAGCAGAGTGTAAACAGTAGAGACACGATTAAATCGCTGAAAAAAGCGTATGAAAACAGCAACAGTAAAGCTGTGGTGCTGAATATTAATTCACCTGGAGGTTCACCGATTCAGTCTGATGAAATATGGCAGGAAATTCAGTATCTGAAACAGCAGCATAAAGATAAAAAACTGTATGCAATTATTGGTGATACTGGGGCTTCGGGTGCATATTATATTGCTTCTGCAGCGGATGAAATTATTGTTAATCCATCAAGTCTTGTGGGTTCAATCGGTGTCATTATGCCAAATTATGGGGTAAATGGACTGATGCAGAAACTGGGCGTAGAAGACAGAACCATGACTTCTGGTGAAAATAAAGCATTACTCTCCATGACTCAGCCGGTCGATCCAGCTCAAAAAGCGCATGTACAGGGTGTACTGGATAATGTTCATGAGCATTTTATCAATGCTGTGAAAAAAGGTCGTGGCAGTAAACTGAAATCTACAGATCCAGCTATTTTCTCAGGTCTGTTCTGGACTGGTGAACAGGCTGTAAAACTGGGTATTGCAGACCGTACCGGCAGTTTACAGACACTGAAACGTGAGCTGAAAACAGACAAAGCCCTCAACTATACCATTGAATATAACCCATTGGATTCTGTACTTGGACGTATGGGAAGCAGCATAGGTCAGGGTTTTGCATCATCAGTTTCACAGCAGATCAAGTCTGAACAGGCAACAGAGTTACGATGA